The Acetomicrobium sp. S15 = DSM 107314 genome window below encodes:
- a CDS encoding 4Fe-4S dicluster domain-containing protein, which translates to MPKGRVVIDEELCKSCGLCVASCPTKVLSISDKVNSKGYRPATQAKEGCIACKMCATTCPDVAITVYRIDE; encoded by the coding sequence ATGCCGAAAGGGCGCGTAGTGATCGATGAAGAGCTGTGCAAGAGCTGTGGTCTGTGCGTTGCATCCTGTCCTACCAAGGTGCTTTCCATATCCGACAAAGTCAACAGCAAGGGATATAGACCTGCTACGCAGGCAAAAGAGGGATGCATAGCCTGCAAAATGTGCGCCACTACCTGTCCGGATGTGGCTATCACTGTCTACCGCATCGATGAATAA
- a CDS encoding 3-methyl-2-oxobutanoate dehydrogenase subunit VorB yields the protein MGERVLMKGNEALAEAAIQAGCRYFFGYPITPQNEIPEYMSRRLPEVGGVYLQSESEVATINMLFGAAGAGVRVMTSSSSPGISLMSEGISYIAGAELPCVIMNVMRAGPGLGGILPGQADYFQATRGGGHGDYRLLILTPGTLQEAIDLVMKAFDLADLYRNPVMVLVDGFMGQMMEAVEFKVPEKLELPDKKEWAVGYRKERGRRAIVKTLSLEPDPLEEHNRRLQEKYRRIEKNEVRHESYMMDDDVELVMVAYGTTSRIVRSSLKALRAEGIKAGMVRPITAWPFPYEPFKKLPPSVKSVLAVEMSCGQMVEDIKLGVAERFPVHFYGRCGGNAPSVEEVVRAAKEILGC from the coding sequence ATGGGCGAGCGTGTACTGATGAAGGGCAACGAAGCCCTTGCAGAGGCGGCCATTCAAGCCGGATGCAGATATTTCTTCGGCTACCCCATAACGCCACAGAATGAGATCCCCGAATATATGTCGCGCAGGCTCCCCGAGGTCGGCGGGGTTTACCTTCAATCCGAAAGCGAGGTCGCCACGATAAACATGCTCTTCGGCGCTGCCGGGGCTGGGGTCAGAGTAATGACGTCCTCTTCGAGCCCTGGGATTTCGCTCATGTCTGAGGGGATCAGCTATATAGCGGGGGCTGAGCTTCCCTGCGTGATCATGAACGTGATGCGCGCTGGGCCTGGGCTCGGCGGCATTCTACCCGGTCAGGCAGATTATTTTCAGGCCACGCGGGGCGGCGGTCACGGCGACTACCGTCTGTTGATTTTGACGCCGGGGACCTTGCAAGAGGCCATAGACCTCGTCATGAAGGCCTTTGACCTTGCCGATCTATACCGCAACCCCGTCATGGTCTTGGTGGACGGGTTTATGGGCCAGATGATGGAAGCGGTGGAGTTCAAGGTGCCCGAGAAGCTGGAGCTTCCCGATAAGAAAGAGTGGGCCGTCGGATACAGGAAGGAGCGCGGCCGGCGAGCCATCGTTAAGACGCTATCCCTTGAGCCCGATCCCTTGGAGGAGCATAACCGTCGCCTCCAGGAGAAATACCGTAGGATCGAGAAGAACGAGGTGAGGCACGAGAGCTACATGATGGACGACGATGTGGAGCTCGTCATGGTCGCCTACGGCACCACCAGCAGGATAGTGCGCTCATCGCTAAAAGCCTTGCGCGCTGAGGGGATAAAGGCCGGCATGGTCCGCCCGATCACGGCTTGGCCGTTTCCCTATGAGCCGTTCAAAAAACTCCCCCCGAGCGTAAAGTCCGTTTTGGCGGTGGAGATGAGCTGCGGCCAGATGGTCGAAGACATAAAACTCGGCGTGGCGGAGCGCTTTCCCGTCCACTTTTACGGCCGCTGCGGAGGTAACGCCCCTTCGGTCGAAGAAGTCGTCCGCGCGGCCAAAGAGATCCTGGGGTGTTGA
- a CDS encoding thiamine pyrophosphate-dependent enzyme: MKEVLIAERPKSMYKVSTHYCPGCTHGIAHRLIAEVIDELGIQDRAVGVAPVGCSVLIYNYIDLDWYEAAHGRAPAVATACKRARPDLAVFTYQGDGDLASIGMAEIVHAANRGERISVIFINNAIYGMTGGQMAPTTLLSQRTSTTPYGRDPKASGYPIRVAEMLSTLAAPGYIARVSVVKPKYVIKAKEAIKKAFLTQIEDKGFSLVEILSTCPTNWGMSPVAATNWVEEQMIPVFPLKEFKVPE; encoded by the coding sequence ATGAAAGAAGTCTTAATAGCCGAGCGTCCGAAGTCCATGTATAAGGTGTCTACTCACTATTGCCCCGGCTGCACGCACGGCATAGCCCATCGTCTGATAGCCGAGGTGATAGATGAGCTTGGCATACAAGACAGGGCGGTAGGGGTTGCGCCTGTCGGATGCTCTGTGCTCATCTATAACTATATAGATCTGGATTGGTACGAGGCCGCCCATGGCCGGGCTCCGGCTGTGGCCACAGCGTGCAAGAGGGCTCGCCCCGACCTCGCGGTCTTCACGTATCAGGGCGACGGGGATTTGGCGTCCATAGGCATGGCGGAGATCGTGCACGCAGCCAACAGAGGAGAGCGCATCAGCGTTATATTCATCAACAACGCCATCTATGGTATGACGGGGGGACAGATGGCCCCCACCACGTTGCTCTCCCAACGGACCAGCACGACCCCTTATGGCCGCGATCCGAAGGCGAGCGGCTACCCCATACGCGTGGCCGAGATGCTCTCGACTTTGGCCGCGCCCGGCTACATAGCCCGTGTATCCGTCGTCAAGCCGAAATACGTCATCAAGGCGAAAGAGGCCATAAAGAAGGCATTCCTGACGCAGATCGAAGACAAGGGGTTTTCTCTCGTGGAGATACTCTCCACTTGTCCGACGAACTGGGGGATGTCTCCTGTTGCGGCCACGAATTGGGTCGAAGAGCAGATGATACCGGTCTTTCCGTTGAAGGAGTTCAAGGTTCCCGAATAG
- a CDS encoding 2-oxoacid:acceptor oxidoreductase family protein produces the protein MGDFTRTLIAAGFGGQGVLMLGQLVAHAAMRDGHNVAWIPSYGPEMRGGTANCCVIVSDEEIGSPLVSATDILVAMNKPSVLKFEPKLKSNGLLLYDKDLVSYEDTRSDVTVVPVPASSIARELGDARIANIVILGVLAELSDIVTVESCEAVVREVLGKKKAALAELNLQAFARGRELAKEVYVR, from the coding sequence ATGGGCGATTTTACCCGCACTCTCATAGCGGCAGGTTTTGGAGGGCAGGGCGTGTTAATGTTGGGGCAGCTGGTGGCTCATGCCGCCATGCGCGATGGGCACAATGTAGCCTGGATACCTTCTTATGGCCCGGAGATGCGAGGCGGCACGGCCAACTGTTGCGTCATAGTGAGCGACGAAGAGATCGGGTCTCCCTTGGTGAGCGCTACTGACATATTGGTGGCCATGAATAAGCCGTCCGTTTTGAAATTCGAACCGAAGTTGAAGAGCAACGGGCTTCTGCTATATGATAAAGATTTAGTAAGCTACGAAGACACGAGGAGCGATGTGACGGTGGTCCCCGTGCCGGCGAGCAGCATCGCGAGGGAGTTGGGAGACGCCCGCATCGCTAACATCGTGATATTGGGGGTTTTGGCTGAACTTTCCGACATAGTTACCGTCGAATCGTGCGAAGCCGTCGTCAGAGAAGTATTGGGGAAGAAAAAGGCGGCGTTGGCGGAACTGAACCTGCAGGCCTTCGCGCGCGGCAGGGAACTCGCCAAGGAGGTATACGTCAGGTAG
- a CDS encoding NUDIX hydrolase, whose product MDTSEKGCASRLAYDGKIVRVRIDHVELPNGSMTYREVVEHATAVAIAAETEDGKILLIRQFRYPVGKEIIEVPAGIVEDEEDLVAAAKRELREETGFDAKEVREICRFYTSPGFSNELIVLYHAKDIFPSSLPGDDDEFINLMPTGKKECLRLIESGAIEDAKTLVALLTLLR is encoded by the coding sequence ATGGATACGTCTGAGAAGGGATGCGCCTCGCGCCTGGCATACGATGGCAAGATCGTCCGCGTGCGCATCGACCATGTGGAACTGCCCAACGGCTCGATGACGTACCGCGAGGTCGTAGAACACGCGACCGCCGTGGCTATCGCCGCGGAGACCGAGGACGGGAAGATCCTGCTCATACGCCAATTCCGTTATCCTGTGGGCAAAGAGATTATAGAGGTGCCTGCCGGCATTGTGGAGGACGAGGAAGATCTGGTCGCCGCCGCTAAGAGGGAGCTCAGGGAGGAGACCGGTTTCGACGCCAAAGAGGTCCGCGAGATATGCCGCTTCTATACATCCCCGGGTTTTTCGAACGAGCTCATCGTCCTCTACCATGCCAAAGACATCTTCCCTTCGTCCCTTCCGGGAGATGACGACGAGTTCATAAACCTGATGCCCACGGGCAAGAAAGAATGCCTCAGGTTGATCGAAAGCGGTGC